The following coding sequences are from one bacterium window:
- a CDS encoding aldehyde ferredoxin oxidoreductase N-terminal domain-containing protein, translating to MRYSETGFNLEIDLSRGNIERVETDPRLTPLYLGGLGTNSKILWERVPPEVEPFSPENLLIFSSGLLCGTPAPGANRTIISSISPQTLLMGYSMMGGFWAPELKYAGYDKVIIKGKSPDLVYIWINNDKVEIRDASHLKGKSTYETAELIREELKEPKAQVMAIGLAGENRVYFSSIESHRGSASRLGLGAIMGDKNLKAIAVRGTKDINIAKSSEFMEICNQVLEYIQHRANNPLKGVPPILARIGSPQEMAVHDEEWHTIAFAWGNARHRRKDFWNKEVEKKWTEALESARKRLISCYNCPVRCAGIISIPGYPTYTMKCFSKLTYVMAAMADDLEFGLRIAGRAQEYGVDGFSAPQVMAFALELYEAGILTDKDLDGMPSDTEGKFNWLLDRIVRREGIGDVLADGVYWAARRIGKGAEAYDHNTIKKHEQIPIKLGMLNPIYFLMWATGEKINITQIEGQIPQTPLPKDVREEFVRDWVQVPSGKEEKFKEFILEWGEEGKVFPFYPSVDVICELVDWQEIMHYIDDSTGICAGLSSFPLKPPYHIHNLAPLISYATGLDMDEDSLWSAASRIRNLVRSINIRKGMRRQDERPPEDHWKKRFPEYENQLLEEYYRYKGWNTQGIPTREILQNLGLDYVYQDFVERGILEG from the coding sequence ATGAGGTATTCCGAGACAGGATTCAACTTGGAAATCGATCTGTCCAGAGGAAACATCGAGAGGGTGGAGACCGACCCCAGGCTTACACCTCTATACCTTGGGGGACTGGGAACCAATTCCAAGATTTTGTGGGAAAGGGTGCCTCCAGAGGTAGAACCATTTTCTCCCGAAAACCTTCTGATCTTCAGCTCGGGACTCCTATGCGGGACCCCTGCCCCAGGGGCCAACAGAACAATCATTTCATCCATTTCCCCCCAGACCCTGCTAATGGGCTACTCCATGATGGGCGGATTTTGGGCGCCTGAGCTCAAGTATGCAGGATATGACAAGGTTATTATCAAGGGTAAGTCTCCTGATCTGGTGTACATATGGATCAACAACGACAAGGTAGAGATAAGGGATGCCAGCCATCTCAAAGGAAAGAGCACCTACGAGACCGCAGAGCTCATTCGTGAGGAACTAAAAGAGCCCAAGGCCCAGGTAATGGCCATAGGCTTGGCGGGTGAGAACCGGGTCTATTTCTCCTCCATAGAGAGTCACAGGGGAAGTGCCAGCAGGCTGGGTTTGGGCGCCATTATGGGCGACAAGAACCTCAAGGCCATAGCGGTGCGGGGCACAAAGGATATCAACATAGCCAAGTCCTCCGAGTTCATGGAGATATGCAACCAAGTCCTGGAATACATACAGCACAGGGCCAACAACCCCCTGAAGGGAGTGCCCCCCATTCTGGCCAGGATAGGCTCTCCCCAGGAAATGGCCGTGCACGATGAGGAGTGGCACACCATTGCCTTTGCCTGGGGAAATGCCAGACATAGACGCAAGGACTTCTGGAACAAAGAGGTGGAAAAGAAATGGACCGAAGCACTGGAGTCGGCCAGAAAGAGGCTCATAAGCTGTTACAACTGTCCGGTGCGTTGTGCTGGCATCATCTCCATCCCCGGATACCCTACTTATACCATGAAATGCTTTTCCAAGCTCACCTATGTGATGGCAGCCATGGCCGATGATCTGGAATTCGGCCTAAGGATAGCCGGCCGGGCACAGGAGTATGGAGTAGACGGTTTCTCCGCTCCCCAGGTCATGGCCTTTGCCTTGGAGCTGTATGAGGCAGGAATCCTGACCGACAAAGACCTAGATGGTATGCCCTCTGACACCGAGGGAAAGTTCAACTGGCTGTTGGACAGAATTGTCAGGAGGGAGGGGATAGGTGATGTCCTGGCAGACGGAGTCTATTGGGCAGCTCGCCGCATAGGAAAGGGAGCAGAGGCCTATGATCACAACACCATAAAAAAACATGAGCAGATACCCATCAAATTGGGCATGTTAAACCCCATTTATTTCTTGATGTGGGCTACGGGTGAGAAAATAAACATCACCCAGATCGAAGGTCAGATACCTCAGACGCCATTGCCCAAAGACGTCAGGGAGGAGTTTGTGAGAGACTGGGTGCAGGTGCCCAGCGGCAAGGAAGAAAAGTTCAAGGAGTTCATCCTGGAATGGGGTGAGGAGGGGAAGGTGTTCCCATTTTATCCCTCTGTGGATGTCATCTGCGAGTTGGTGGACTGGCAAGAGATAATGCACTACATAGACGACTCCACAGGCATATGTGCCGGACTGTCTTCTTTCCCTCTGAAGCCGCCTTACCACATCCATAACCTGGCGCCTTTGATCTCTTATGCCACGGGTCTGGACATGGATGAGGATTCCCTGTGGAGCGCGGCCAGCAGGATAAGAAATCTGGTCAGATCCATAAACATCAGAAAAGGAATGAGAAGGCAAGACGAGCGTCCTCCAGAGGATCACTGGAAGAAACGGTTCCCCGAATACGAGAACCAGCTCCTGGAGGAATACTACCGATACAAGGGTTGGAACACCCAAGGGATCCCCACCAGGGAGATTCTCCAAAACCTTGGCTTGGATTATGTGTACCAGGATTTTGTGGAAAGGGGCATATTGGAGGGCTAG